A genome region from Prionailurus viverrinus isolate Anna chromosome A3, UM_Priviv_1.0, whole genome shotgun sequence includes the following:
- the LOC125162374 gene encoding high mobility group protein B2-like, with the protein MGKGDPSKPRGKMSSYAFFVQTCREEHKKKHPDSSVNFAAFSKKCSERWKTMSEKEKSKFEDMAKSDKAHYDREMKNYVPPKGDKKGKKKDPNAPKRPPSAFFLFCSEHRPKIKSEHPGLPIGDTAKKLGEMWSEQSAKDKQPYEQKAAKLKEKYGKDIAAYRAKGKSEAGKKGPGRPTGSKKKNEPEEEEEEEEEEEEEEDEDDEEEEEDEE; encoded by the coding sequence ATGGGTAAAGGAGACCCCAGCAAGCCACGGGGCAAGATGTCCTCGTATGCCTTCTTTGTGCAGACCTGCCGGGAAGAGCACAAGAAGAAACACCCAGACTCTTCGGTCAATTTCGCTGCATTCTCCAAGAAATGTTCCGAGAGATGGAAGACCATGTCTGAGAAGGAAAAGTCGAAATTTGAAGATATGGCAAAAAGTGACAAAGCTCACTATGACAGGGAGATGAAAAATTATGTTCCTCCCAAAGgtgacaagaaaggaaagaagaaagacccCAATGCTCCTAAAAGACCTCCGTCTGcattcttcctgttttgttctgaaCATCGCCCAAAGATCAAAAGTGAACACCCTGGTTTACCCATTGGGGATACTGCAAAAAAATTGGGTGAAATGTGGTCTGAACAGTCAGCCAAAGATAAACAACCATATGAACAGAAGGCGGCTAAGCTAAAAGAGAAGTATGGAAAGGATATTGCTGCATATCGCGCCAAGGGCAAAAGTGAAGCGGGAAAGAAGGGCCCTGGTAGGCCTACAGGttcaaagaagaagaatgaaccagaggaggaggaggaggaggaggaagaggaggaggaggaggaagatgaagatgatgaggaagaggaggaagatgaagaatAA